TGAGCCGGAAATTACGGAGCTTACGGATTTTGCAGTAAGCGCCGGCGCCGCGGGACATCATATTTTCTTCCTGGTGCCTGTGGGCCGGGGCAAGGACATTGAAGATACGTCTTTGCATACGGAACAGTATGAGTCGCTGCTGGGACGCATTTTGGATAAACAGCAGCAGGTGGAAATTGAGTTAAAGCCGACTTGCGCTCCTCAGTTCATGCGCATTGCGAAGGAACGGGGCATGAAGATGCGCTTTACTAAGGGATGCCTGGCCGGTACGGCCTATTGCGTCATTATTCCTAACGGCGATGTCCATCCGTGTCCGTACTTACCGATGAAAGTGGGCAATGTGCGTCAGACGCCGTTTGATGAAATGTGGGCTAAAAGTGAAATCTTCCAGGATTTACGACATCAGCCGCTAAAAGGGGCTTGCGGGCGCTGCGGTTATGACGATATTTGCGGCGGCTGCCGCGCTAGAGCCTATTACTATTCCGACGGTGACTATCTTGCGGAAGAACCTTGGTGCGCCTGCGGGAGATAAAACAGCAAGTGGATGATGAGAGGGGGATGTGCCATGACACCCATGACGCATGGAACGATGAAGCCTTATTATCTGTTCAGTCCTTTTTTGCGGTTTTTTCACTGGATTATGGTGTTGGCAATTTTAGTGCTGTTTGTGACAGGACTTTACATTGGCGACCCGGGCTACGTGGGAACGCAAGGGCTTGAGCCGACCTTTGCCGTAGCGACTTGGTTTTCTATGGAAACCATTCGCTTCATCCATTTTGCCTCGGCTTTTTTATTCATGGGCAGCTTTGTTTTTCGTATTTACGGATTCGCCATCAACAAAGGAGATCGGTTGTTTCCGCGTCCATGGAAACTGGAGTATTGGTTGGGAATGCTGGATGTAGGGCTGCATTATCTGCTTCTCTCGCCACATCACCGGCCTTACTTGCGCAACCATATGGCGCGGGCTGGTTATGCGACTGCCTATTTGATGATTTTTATCGAAATTGTCACTGGTTTGGCCATGTATTTTATGGTTCATCCCAACGGTTGGGGCGCTGCCTTGTTTGGTCCTTTTGTATATTGGTTGGGAGGGGAGTACTGGCTGCACTTGCTGCATCATTATGCCGCTTGGGCGATTATGCTGTTCTCCATTGTCCATGTGTATATGGCGGTTCGGGCTGATATTATTGAAGGTGGCGGCGAAATTTCAAGCATGATTTCCGGTGTTAAGTATTTCCATGAGGATCCTGATGATTTGGGGGATATCCGCTAAAATGAACGTTGCGGAGATAACTGTTTTAGGGGTTGGCAACATCTTGCTCGGAGACGAGGGCGTTGGCGTACGCGCGGTGGAACAGCTTCAAAAAGAGGGCGATTATTCTGCAGCAGTGCAGCTTCTTGACGGTGGTACGCTGGGGATGGAGTTGTTGCGCTTTTTAAAAGGAACGAAGCGACTGCTGCTGCTGGATGCGGTCCAAGGAGACCAGAAGCCGGGAACGTTGTATTGTTTGAGGGATTCTGAGGTAGAGGCTCATCTTAGCGGCGCTTTATCGGTACACGACCTGGGACTTAAGGACGTGCTGGCGGTGCTGAAACTGCTGGAGGCACCGGTGGAGGAAGTTGTTCTGCTGGGGGTGCAGCCGCAGACGCTGGCAGTGGGGATGGAATTATCAGAACCTGTGTCAGAGGCTCTGACGGCTCTGATACAGGCGGCCTGCACCCAAGTGCGGCAGTGGCAGGCGGAGGTGGCTTTGCATGGCTGAGACGGATCAAATGGCTTGGACTCCGTTGGCGAAAGCAGTGCTGGAGGAAGTCCGCCAGGCCTATGCCGCGTTGCAAGAGCACGGTCAGGGACATACGTTGTTTTTGGATAAAATTCCTTTAACCGCAGAAGAACGTCAAGCCATATCTGATTTTCTGGGACAGGGCAAGTTGACCATTAAATTGGAGGATGCTCTGGAACCTGTACAGTGGCGAGAAACGGCTTTCAGCGGTATTTGGCAGGGCGTGTATTGCAATCTGCAAGATACGCCTGTGCTAGAGACGTTAGAAATTGCCTGGTACCCGGAGCTTGCTTCCGCGCAGCGGGAGGATGTGGATAAGGACAGCCGACGATTTAATACGTGGTTCAATGAGCAAGGATCACCGGCGTAATGCGGTGATCCTTGCCTTGCAAAGGAGGCAAGCAGATGTTGCGAGGAGTGCGTGGCGCCACTACGGTGGAAGCTAACGATAAAGAAGGGATTTTTGAAGCGGTGCTGCAATTGCTGGACGCTTTGACAAAGGCTAATGGCTGGCACGAAGAAGAGTTGGGCGCTGTTATTTTCAGTTCTACCCCAGAGTTGCATGCTGCTTTTCCGGCGGCGGCGGCGCGGCGTTTTGGCTGGAATGATGTTGCGCTTTTCGGTGCTCAAGAAATAGAGGCTGAAGACGGAGTGCCCCAATGCATCCGCGTGCTGGTGTTGTGGAATACCGACAAAGCGATGAAAGAACTGCGGCATGTATATTTGCGCAGAGCGGTTGCCTTACGGCAAGATCGCAAGGCGGAGGCGAAAGAGCAATGATTTCCATCGTAGTTCCTGTTTTCAATGAAGAAGAAAATATGGATGCGTTTTATCAGGCGATATGCTCAGTTATGGAAAAATTACCGTATTCTTTTGAACTTATTTTTGTTGATGATGGTTCGAAAGACGCTACGCCTTTGGTAATTGACCGTTTGTCTCAGAAGGATTCTCGTGTGCGGGGGTTGATTCTGGCACGTAATTTTGGGCATCAGATTGCCTTGAGTTGCGGCTTGGATCATGCAGATGGGGAGGCTGTCGTTACGATGGACGGGGATTTGCAGCATCCTCCGGAATTGTTGCCTCAACTGATTGAACAATGGCAAAATGGTTACGAGGTAGTGCAGACTATTCGTTTGACGACGGAAGGTGTTTCTTGGGTCAAGAAAATGACATCTGCGTTGTTTTATCGGTTGATGAACGCGGTTTCCAAGGTGCGCGTGCGCGAGGGCGGTTCCGATTTTCGTCTATTGGATCGCAAAGTAGTGCAAACTTTTCGGCGTTTTCCGGAACGGGCCCGGTTTATTCGCGGTGTGATGGGGGCCATTGGTTATCGGCAGACGACTTTGGATTTTGTGGCGCCGCCGCGCTATGCAGGTGTTTCTAAGTTTTCACCAGGCAAAATGCTGCATTTTGCCTTGGATGGCATTACCGCTTATTCTAAGCTGCCTTTGCGTATTGCTTTTTACGCCGGCCTGGTTTTTGGCGTAGTTAGCTTTGCGTTGGCGCTGCATGTTGTTTATATTAAATTCGTGACAGACGAGGCTGTGCCTGGGTGGGCCACTATTGCTGCTAGCATCTCGCTTTTGAGCGGCGTGCAGCTTATGGGGCTAGGCATTATCGGCGAATATGTCGGACGTATTTTCGAAGAAGTGAAGCAACGACCGCTATATTGGCTGCGTCAAGAAATAGGACAAAAGGGAAACGAGCAGAAGTAAAGAAAGTTAAAAAATAAAAGAAGGCAGGATTTTTTCATCGAATAGCGAATTGCCTTTAAAGTGAGCTAAATAAAGCCGAATCCGGCTCTGGAGCGGGGGAACCATAGTATAGGGGTGAAGCGCGAAGTCGCTCGCGTAGGGTTGCTCAACCCGAACCCGTCAGCTAACCTCGTAGGCTGTAGAGAGGTGACAGAATGGGGCAATTGAAAAGATTTTTTGTTTTAGGTATGGTTTGCTTTTTGCTCAGTGCACCCGGGGTGGCGGATGCTTCTTCCATTCGAGAAGGAGACATTGGCGATGATGTGACAGCCATTCAGCAACGTTTGCAGGAACTTGGTTTTAGCAATAGTTCAGCTGATGGTGATTTTGGCTCAGCAACAAGAGCTGCTGTCATGGCCTTTCAAAAGGCTAATGGCCTGGAGACCGATGGCATTGTCGGTTCCGGTACTTATCGGGCGTTAATGGGCAGAGACATTCCCGTAAGTCGTAGTGACATGGGAACGAGCATGACAAGGCGGATTATTCAAAGTGCTATGTCATTCCGTGGAGTTCCTTACGTTTTCGGCGGAACCACTCCCTATGGATTTGACTGCTCGGGCTTTACGCGTTACGTTTTTGCAAATGCTGGCATTTTCTTGCCGCGCATGGCAGATGAACAATATGATGCAGGATATTCAGTTTCGAATCCGCAACCCGGTGACCTTGTCTTTTTCACAACCTATACTTCCGGTGTATCTCATGTGGGCATCTACATAGGCGATGATCGCTTTATTAGTGCGACATCCAGCCGAGGCGTTCGCGTAGACAGCTTATATGACGGGTATTGGGGAGCGCGTTATTTAGGCGCTAAACGAGTAATGTGATTAAAAAATAGGTAGTTATCCTTAGGGGTAACTACCTATTTTTTTGCATCTAAATGAGAAATATTCTTGCAAGAACAAGTGTAATGTGCTATTGTTTTAATAGGAATATTACTATTAAGAGGTGGATGCATTGTCTCGTCGAACTATATTTATAATCATGCTGGTATTTTTGGTAAGCACCATTGCTGGTTGCGGTATGAATACAAAACTGCAAGAGAAAAAACTACAAGTAGTGGCATCGGTATATCCAGTGCAAGAATTCGTCAAAGCAGTAGGAAAAGACCGAGTGGAGGTTTCACTTTTAGTTCCGCCTGGAACAGAACCCCATGATTGGGAACCGACGGCAAAAGATCTGGCTAAAATTAAAGGCAGCGCACTATTGGTTTACCATGGTGCCGGCTTGGAGCACTGGGCTCAATCTGTTGTAAAACCGGAACTGTTAGGCTCAGCTAAGGCGGTGGAAGCAAGTAAAGGGATTGTCCTATTGGATGCGGCGGAAAGCGATTCTGTAGAAGCGGTCGGACA
This genomic window from uncultured Anaeromusa sp. contains:
- the nirJ2 gene encoding putative heme d1 biosynthesis radical SAM protein NirJ2 yields the protein MIISWNTTQECNIRCVHCYRDAGSKHAEELDTAEGKKLIEQIAKAGFKILILSGGEPLMRADIYELIRHAKEQGLRPVLGTNGILITPEVAVKLKEAGLARAGISLDSVDAARHDEFRQWPGAWQGAVDGMAACRAAGLPFQIHTTAMNWNEPEITELTDFAVSAGAAGHHIFFLVPVGRGKDIEDTSLHTEQYESLLGRILDKQQQVEIELKPTCAPQFMRIAKERGMKMRFTKGCLAGTAYCVIIPNGDVHPCPYLPMKVGNVRQTPFDEMWAKSEIFQDLRHQPLKGACGRCGYDDICGGCRARAYYYSDGDYLAEEPWCACGR
- the cybH gene encoding Ni/Fe-hydrogenase, b-type cytochrome subunit; protein product: MTHGTMKPYYLFSPFLRFFHWIMVLAILVLFVTGLYIGDPGYVGTQGLEPTFAVATWFSMETIRFIHFASAFLFMGSFVFRIYGFAINKGDRLFPRPWKLEYWLGMLDVGLHYLLLSPHHRPYLRNHMARAGYATAYLMIFIEIVTGLAMYFMVHPNGWGAALFGPFVYWLGGEYWLHLLHHYAAWAIMLFSIVHVYMAVRADIIEGGGEISSMISGVKYFHEDPDDLGDIR
- a CDS encoding HyaD/HybD family hydrogenase maturation endopeptidase, with product MIWGISAKMNVAEITVLGVGNILLGDEGVGVRAVEQLQKEGDYSAAVQLLDGGTLGMELLRFLKGTKRLLLLDAVQGDQKPGTLYCLRDSEVEAHLSGALSVHDLGLKDVLAVLKLLEAPVEEVVLLGVQPQTLAVGMELSEPVSEALTALIQAACTQVRQWQAEVALHG
- a CDS encoding hydrogenase expression/formation C-terminal domain-containing protein — its product is MAETDQMAWTPLAKAVLEEVRQAYAALQEHGQGHTLFLDKIPLTAEERQAISDFLGQGKLTIKLEDALEPVQWRETAFSGIWQGVYCNLQDTPVLETLEIAWYPELASAQREDVDKDSRRFNTWFNEQGSPA
- the aroH gene encoding chorismate mutase, whose product is MLRGVRGATTVEANDKEGIFEAVLQLLDALTKANGWHEEELGAVIFSSTPELHAAFPAAAARRFGWNDVALFGAQEIEAEDGVPQCIRVLVLWNTDKAMKELRHVYLRRAVALRQDRKAEAKEQ
- a CDS encoding glycosyltransferase family 2 protein; translation: MISIVVPVFNEEENMDAFYQAICSVMEKLPYSFELIFVDDGSKDATPLVIDRLSQKDSRVRGLILARNFGHQIALSCGLDHADGEAVVTMDGDLQHPPELLPQLIEQWQNGYEVVQTIRLTTEGVSWVKKMTSALFYRLMNAVSKVRVREGGSDFRLLDRKVVQTFRRFPERARFIRGVMGAIGYRQTTLDFVAPPRYAGVSKFSPGKMLHFALDGITAYSKLPLRIAFYAGLVFGVVSFALALHVVYIKFVTDEAVPGWATIAASISLLSGVQLMGLGIIGEYVGRIFEEVKQRPLYWLRQEIGQKGNEQK
- a CDS encoding NlpC/P60 family protein, with protein sequence MGQLKRFFVLGMVCFLLSAPGVADASSIREGDIGDDVTAIQQRLQELGFSNSSADGDFGSATRAAVMAFQKANGLETDGIVGSGTYRALMGRDIPVSRSDMGTSMTRRIIQSAMSFRGVPYVFGGTTPYGFDCSGFTRYVFANAGIFLPRMADEQYDAGYSVSNPQPGDLVFFTTYTSGVSHVGIYIGDDRFISATSSRGVRVDSLYDGYWGARYLGAKRVM